The following are encoded together in the Dama dama isolate Ldn47 chromosome 29, ASM3311817v1, whole genome shotgun sequence genome:
- the HMGB2 gene encoding high mobility group protein B2 — MGKGDPNKPRGKMSSYAFFVQTCREEHKKKHPDSSVNFAEFSKKCSERWKTMSAKEKSKFEDMAKSDKARYDREMKNYVPPKGDKKGKKKDPNAPKRPPSAFFLFCSEHRPKIKSEHPGLSIGDTAKKLGEMWSEQSAKDKQPYEQKAAKLKEKYEKDIAAYRAKGKSEAGKKGPGRPTGSKKKNEPEDEEEEEEEEDEDEEEEEEDEE, encoded by the exons atgGGGAAGGGCGACCCCAACAAGCCGCGGGGCAAGATGTCTTCGTACGCCTTCTTCGTGCAGACCTGCCGCGAGGAGCACAAGAAGAAGCATCCCGACTCCTCAGTCAATTTCGCAGAGTTTTCCAAGAAATGTTCCGAGAGATGGAAG ACCATGTCGGCCAAGGAAAAGTCCAAGTTCGAAGACATGGCAAAAAGTGACAAAGCTCGCTACGACAGGGAGATGAAAAATTATGTCCCTCCTAAAGGTgacaagaagggaaagaaaaaagatccCAACGCTCCGAAAAGGCCTCC ATCTGCCTTCTTCCTGTTTTGCTCCGAGCATCGCCCAAAGATCAAAAGCGAACACCCTGGCTTATCCATTGGGGATACTGCAAAAAAATTGGGTGAAATGTGGTCTGAGCAGTCAGCCAAAGATAAACAGCCGTATGAACAGAAAGCAGCTAAGCTAAAGGAGAAATACGAAAAG GATATTGCTGCATACCGTGCCAAGGGCAAGAGTGAAGCGGGAAAAAAGGGCCCTGGCAGGCCGACAGGCTCAAAGAAGAAGAATGAACcagaagatgaggaggaagaagaggaggaagaagatgaagatgaggaagaggaagaggaagatgaggaaTAA